The region ATCGGCCCCTGCACGCATACGCTCGACAGCGTGGAGCGGCGCATCTTCGGGCTGGAGAACGAGTACGGCGTCACGTGCACGTTCCGGGGCCAGCGCCGCCTGAGCCCCGACGAGGTCGCCCGCTACCTCTTCCGACGCGTCGTGTCCTGGGGCCGGTCGAGCAACGTCTTCCTGAAGAAC is a window of Mycobacteriales bacterium DNA encoding:
- a CDS encoding Pup--protein ligase; the encoded protein is MERRIFGLENEYGVTCTFRGQRRLSPDEVARYLFRRVVSWGRSSNVFLKN